A region of the Streptococcus suis genome:
TCCACTACTTCCTTGGCCATATCAATAAAAGTCAGGGCATTCATCAAGTGGTCTTGTCCATGCACCATTAGCAAGGTCACTTCCACCGTTTGCCCACCAGCCTCTTTGGCTAGTAGACCTGTTTGTGACTTATGGGCAATATTTAGGGAGGTGTTTGCTTCTTGAAGCAAGTGCTCTGCCGTCTGGAAATCCTCCTGCTTGGCCGCTTGAATCGCCTGAACAGCATAGCCTTTTGCCTCTCCCCCATACATAATAAGCCCCATAATCGCTTCTAAGTATTCCGGAGAGTTCATACTAGTCCTCCATTAGTGCCAAAGCAGCATCGAGCACCTTAGCACCATTCATCACTCCATAATCCATCATATTGATTGCATCAACCTTGATTGCAGGCTCGAACTTAGCCTTGTAGTCATTTAGCAAAAATTTAACCTGTGGACCTAGCAAAAGGACATCAATCTCCTTTTGACTAACTTCACTATCAGCTTCTGATACAGGGACTGCCCAAATCGTTGCCTCTATCCCCTTTTCTTCTGCCGCTTTCTGCATCTTGGTCACCAACATACTAGTAGACATACCAGCATTGCACACTAACATAATTTGTTTCATAAAAAACTCCTCCTACCCCTGTTTCTGAATCAAGGGAATAAATATATCGACTAATTCCTGATAGCTAGGATTTTGCACTAGCCTTTCTTGCAAGGACCTGTCTTGGACAAATTCAACCAGACAAGGTGAAATATACTTCAGATGCGGATTCCGACCTTTAGACGGAGATAGAAGAAAGACAAACTGCACCTTCTTCCCCTCTTCCCATTCAACCGCTTCCTTACAAACTCCAACCACAATCTGCTCAGAGAAAGTCAGGGGAATAGCTGGATGCGGAAAGGCCAACAGTTCTCCAAAAACGACCGAGCTATAGGACTCTCTCACATTTACCTGCTCCCTAAATTGTTCCACAAAGCCTGATTCCTTGGCTTCATCCAAACACGCTATTAGTTGCAACAAGGTCCTATCTCGACTCATCTTTTTGTCCAAAGAGACTATTCGCAAGGGTGAAAATACAGCCTCTGCAATCTGTCTCGCCTGCTCTTCCTCCATAGGCAAAGCCTCGTTCTGCTCAACTCGGACAGGTGTCACTTGTTGAAGATAGGAGCGAATTGCCTCGATATCCTGCTCCGATAGGAAAACACTGACGGTGATAACAGGTGTCAGGAAAATTAAATTGGACAAGCTAATCGAAGAAATAATCAGGTCTACATCTCTTAAACGTTCCTCTGTTACCTCGTAGTAACTCACAACATCTGCAATTTCCAAGCTTGTTGCAAATTCCTTTTCCAAACGATTTCGCAACATTAAAGCGCTTCCAATTCCGGTCGCACAGACGACCAATACCCGCAACTTTTTCCGCCCCTCGTATCGCTCAATTGCAGCCAATACATGCAGGGTCAGGTAGGCCCATTCGTCATCCGAAATGCTATAGGCCAACAAGGTGGGCATAGAAGCAAAAGCTTGCTTGGTCAGCTCAAATACTTCTATATAATCCCTATGGATATCAGCCACCAAGGGATTAGCCAACTGAATCTGGTGCTCCAACCGCGTCCGTAAGGGAAGCAAATGAGCGACAATCCCCTTGAAAAGCTGTCGATCTTTTACCAAATCCAGACCAGTCAACTGAGAGAGAGTCTGTAAACAAGTTTCAACTTCTTCCTCCAAACCGTCCTCCAAGTCTGAAAGCTGACTAGGGTTCCCCGTCAACTTGACCTTCAGGTGTAGAGCAATATAGTTAGCTTCTTCTACAGGAATCGCCACTTGAAATTCTGTTTCAATTCGTTCGATAATTCGTCCAGCAACCTGATATTCCTTGGAAGATTGAATCTGATCAGATATTGGAAATCGCTCTAAACTAGCTCCCCCCTTCATTCGTTGTAAGAGCAGAGCGATATGAAGAACCAGGTTTTGCATCACAAAATCAGACAGGCGAAGTTTGGCATCACGACACTCATCCAAGACAATCAACATCAGGTCTGTAAACCGAATGTCTGGTAGGAGCTGACTTTCCACCAAACCATAAAGAGACTGACCATTCCCTTGTCCAAAAAAGTAATCCATGATGAAGTGCCGAATAGCAGGCTCCTCCCCGCTTAATTCTACACCTCTCCGTGTGAACAACAGTTCCAGTTGGTAAGGAGCAAATAAATTGCGAATATCCGCGATGATAGAATGCAGGGTTGTTTTTCCGATAAACAGCTCTCGTTGCAAACGATCCATGGACTGAATTGGATTTTCAAATAATAACTTACTTAAAACATACCGTTGTCGGTCCGTCGCTTCCTCCAGTTGCCGTAAGTCCGTCACCTGCTTTTTCAACCGTAGCTGTTCTTGCCAAAACATTTCAAACTCAACCGGTCTCTCTACCAGCAAACAGTAGCCCTTACTTTGTTTGGACAAAATAGAAGCACCGCTAGCCTCTAGCGAAAGAGAGAGTTGTTGGACATACTTTCTTGCTGTTCGATCACTGACACCCAAAGCCTTTGCCAGTTCTATACTAGATACAAAGTCCCCTTGTTTTGTCAGTAAATAATCTGCCAGACGAACTTCTTTTTTAGATAGCATACTCCCTCCTCTCCGCAAGATTTATACGAAATATAACAAGACTAGTAAGCTAGAGCCTGTTGATAAAAACATATTTTTATATTTCTATTGTAGCATATCCTCAGGCTACAAGGGTTCTCTTTTTTTCCGTATTGTTAATGAAAGGAATCGGACGCAACGATTCGCAATCGAAAGGATTGCCAAGGCTTGATAAAAGTGAGCAAGGGCAGATAGTCAGGGCAAATTCGTCCAACCCGATTCACTTTTGAACTAACGGTGAACTCCCTCAAAGCTATTTGTAACTCTCCCTTGTAACGACCATATAGGTCATTGTCAATCAAGACATCCCCTCGCTGCACAAGTATTTCCCTGTCTGTATGTGCAGGAATAGCAGCATTCTTGTAGACAATACGGGGCATGGTCGACCGAAGTAGGTAAGCTGAAATGTCCCCACGATAAACATGATCAAACTCAATGATTTCCCGCTCCACAGCTGTCACTTGCCCAGTAAGTTCTACAGGTAAACAAATGTCCTCTTCTTCCAAGATAGATTGAATAGACTGTAGCTCCTCCTCCGAGATGAACTGATTGGAAATCAAAATTGAATCAATTAAACCTGTCGCCTTCATCCAAGCAATTTGCAAAGGAAGAGGCAGGAACCGATGGTCTTCTAAAGTTGGTAGACCTTCAGATAAAGGCCACGGTCCTTCCGTTGCAGACTGGGCAGTCACAAAAGCTGCCGTCTGTATGCCTTCTTGGTGATAGAAAGAAGACATTTCTAAAAAATGCTCTTCTGCTAGTCCTGTATAGGCGTGTGGATAGAAATTATGACAGGCAACAATGTTATCCCTATTTGCGTCACTAGCTAGCAGTTGCGTCAGTAAGACCTTATCGGTACTCAGATTTAGTTCAATCTTGAGCCCGTAAGGATTCTGTGTCAAGCTGACAATCTCCTCCAAAGGCAAGGCCTCATCCAGACGAATCCCTGTCAGCCCTAAACCATGGGCTTCTTCAATGAGTGATTTTTGCCAGCCCTGTGCCTCTATAAAACTCGGACTAAGATCCGCAATCACGACTATCCCCAACTGATGAGCATAGGCAATCAAGTCCCGATAGAGTTGCAAGGCTTCTTGGGCATTCCCCCCAAGCTGCAAGAGGCTCATAAACATTCGCCGTGCTCCATAACGCCCCAGCAAGTCTATATAAGCCTTAGACTCTTCCAATGAATAGTTTTCTGGATAGATTGAAAAACCAAATTGAACCATTACTCCTCCTAACGACTAAATCCATTGGCATCACTCAGTGCCTTAAACCAACGACCTGATTTTTTAATCCTACGCTCCTGAGTCTCCAAATCCAACTCGACCAGCCCATAACGATTTTTGTAGGCATTGAGCCACGACCAACAATCAATAAAGGTCCACAACATATAACCTTTACAGTTAACCCCTTCCTCAATAGCCCGATGTAATTCTATCAAGTGATCTTCGATAAATTCAATCCGATAATCATCCTGAATGACCTCATCTTGCCGGAAAGCCACTTCACCCTCTACTCCCATACCATTTTCAGTGACTAACCACTCAATATTGTTGTATTGGTCCCGAATATTGATTGCGATATCGTAGATTCCTTTTTCATAGATTTCCCAGCCTCGATGCGGATTGATTTTTTTCCCTGGCATATCGTAAGGTGCGAAGAAGTGCTCTGGAGTCAAAACCTCTCCCTCTTTCCAGACCTTTGTCGGCGCCTGTACACGAAGGGGTTGGTAATAGTTGACACCTAAAAAATCTACCCGATTTTCCCTAATAATCGTCAGCTCTTCCTCGCTGGTTTCAGGACTCAATCCGTATTCCTCAATCAAGTCAACCAAGTCCCTCGGGTATTCTCCCAATACAGAAGGATCTAAGAAGCTCTTGGTTTGGAAGAGCTCAGCTATTTTAGCTGCCTTGACATCATCAGGATGCTCACTTCGAGGATAGGCCGGTGTCAGATTCAGGACAATTGCAATTTTCTTCTCCGGATTCACTTCATGACAGGCTTTTACTGCCAAGGAACTAGCCAACTGAGTATGGTAGGCAACAGCAACCGCCGCCTTGGCATCTACCTTACAAGGATAATGATAATCCCCTAGATAGCCGCACTCAACTGGAACAATCGGCTCATTAAAGGTAATCCAACGATCTACTAGGTCGTCAAACAATTCAAAACAAGTACGAGCATAGGCTTCATATGCCCAAACAATGTCCTTGTTCTCCCAGCCTCCTTGCTCCTGCAAAGCATAGGGAAGATCAAAATGATAGAGATTAACAAACAACTGAATCCCTTTTTCTTTTATCAAAGAAAATACAGAACGATAAAAAGTCACAGCCTCCTGATTGACCTCACCAACGCCTTTGGGAAATAACCGTGACCACTGAATCGATGTCCTAAATACTGTGTGTCCAGTTTCAACCAATAACTCGATATCCTTTTTGAAATTCTTATAGAAAGTGGAAGTCCTCTCTGGACCTACTTTCCCATGGAAACGTTCTGGCTCAATGCTGTACCAGTAGTCCCAATTATTCTGTCCTTTTCCATCGCCCAGCTCAGTCCCCTCACTCTGCGGACCCGATGTAGAAGTCCCCCACAAAAAACCTTCTGGAAACTGATAAACTACCTTATCCTCTGTCATAACCAATTCCTTTCTTCTTTATCTGATCGATGACACTCCTAAATTGTGGCAAGTACGCCTCATGTGCCACTAGTAATTCTTGTAAGACACGCTCTGCCAATTCTCCATTCGGAATCAGAGGATTGAGAGCAAAAGCCTGTAAAGCCAAAGCGTAGTCTCCTGTCATTGCAGCCCCAACAGTTGCCAACTCCATTTGCTTCATTTGCTGCAAGTAACCCCTGACCACCATCGGTGTTTTGGGACATACCAAAGGAAGCGCAC
Encoded here:
- a CDS encoding transcription antiterminator BglG, giving the protein MLSKKEVRLADYLLTKQGDFVSSIELAKALGVSDRTARKYVQQLSLSLEASGASILSKQSKGYCLLVERPVEFEMFWQEQLRLKKQVTDLRQLEEATDRQRYVLSKLLFENPIQSMDRLQRELFIGKTTLHSIIADIRNLFAPYQLELLFTRRGVELSGEEPAIRHFIMDYFFGQGNGQSLYGLVESQLLPDIRFTDLMLIVLDECRDAKLRLSDFVMQNLVLHIALLLQRMKGGASLERFPISDQIQSSKEYQVAGRIIERIETEFQVAIPVEEANYIALHLKVKLTGNPSQLSDLEDGLEEEVETCLQTLSQLTGLDLVKDRQLFKGIVAHLLPLRTRLEHQIQLANPLVADIHRDYIEVFELTKQAFASMPTLLAYSISDDEWAYLTLHVLAAIERYEGRKKLRVLVVCATGIGSALMLRNRLEKEFATSLEIADVVSYYEVTEERLRDVDLIISSISLSNLIFLTPVITVSVFLSEQDIEAIRSYLQQVTPVRVEQNEALPMEEEQARQIAEAVFSPLRIVSLDKKMSRDRTLLQLIACLDEAKESGFVEQFREQVNVRESYSSVVFGELLAFPHPAIPLTFSEQIVVGVCKEAVEWEEGKKVQFVFLLSPSKGRNPHLKYISPCLVEFVQDRSLQERLVQNPSYQELVDIFIPLIQKQG
- a CDS encoding DUF871 domain-containing protein — translated: MVQFGFSIYPENYSLEESKAYIDLLGRYGARRMFMSLLQLGGNAQEALQLYRDLIAYAHQLGIVVIADLSPSFIEAQGWQKSLIEEAHGLGLTGIRLDEALPLEEIVSLTQNPYGLKIELNLSTDKVLLTQLLASDANRDNIVACHNFYPHAYTGLAEEHFLEMSSFYHQEGIQTAAFVTAQSATEGPWPLSEGLPTLEDHRFLPLPLQIAWMKATGLIDSILISNQFISEEELQSIQSILEEEDICLPVELTGQVTAVEREIIEFDHVYRGDISAYLLRSTMPRIVYKNAAIPAHTDREILVQRGDVLIDNDLYGRYKGELQIALREFTVSSKVNRVGRICPDYLPLLTFIKPWQSFRLRIVASDSFH
- a CDS encoding PTS sugar transporter subunit IIB is translated as MKQIMLVCNAGMSTSMLVTKMQKAAEEKGIEATIWAVPVSEADSEVSQKEIDVLLLGPQVKFLLNDYKAKFEPAIKVDAINMMDYGVMNGAKVLDAALALMED
- a CDS encoding 6-phospho-beta-glucosidase; amino-acid sequence: MTEDKVVYQFPEGFLWGTSTSGPQSEGTELGDGKGQNNWDYWYSIEPERFHGKVGPERTSTFYKNFKKDIELLVETGHTVFRTSIQWSRLFPKGVGEVNQEAVTFYRSVFSLIKEKGIQLFVNLYHFDLPYALQEQGGWENKDIVWAYEAYARTCFELFDDLVDRWITFNEPIVPVECGYLGDYHYPCKVDAKAAVAVAYHTQLASSLAVKACHEVNPEKKIAIVLNLTPAYPRSEHPDDVKAAKIAELFQTKSFLDPSVLGEYPRDLVDLIEEYGLSPETSEEELTIIRENRVDFLGVNYYQPLRVQAPTKVWKEGEVLTPEHFFAPYDMPGKKINPHRGWEIYEKGIYDIAINIRDQYNNIEWLVTENGMGVEGEVAFRQDEVIQDDYRIEFIEDHLIELHRAIEEGVNCKGYMLWTFIDCWSWLNAYKNRYGLVELDLETQERRIKKSGRWFKALSDANGFSR
- a CDS encoding PTS lactose/cellobiose transporter subunit IIA; its protein translation is MNSPEYLEAIMGLIMYGGEAKGYAVQAIQAAKQEDFQTAEHLLQEANTSLNIAHKSQTGLLAKEAGGQTVEVTLLMVHGQDHLMNALTFIDMAKEVVELYKRLAEQKNCG